Proteins encoded by one window of Anopheles maculipalpis chromosome 2RL, idAnoMacuDA_375_x, whole genome shotgun sequence:
- the LOC126557124 gene encoding ecotropic viral integration site 5 ortholog isoform X4: MTLTVSETDSNSLRNPDMTETLPSSELSLLAKLEAANKLIESDSKSLNSLQSSAHSRKSSDTSQISLNSGASSVGEEDVWSTWASIVTDWEASQKRKGPTVKELVRKGIPHHFRAIVWQLLCGASDADKKQYAEYIKATSACEKVIRRDIARTYPEHDFFKEKDGLGQEALFNVMKAYSLHDREVGYCQGSGFIVGLLLMQMPEEEAFAVLVQIMQQYRMRDMFKPSMAELGLCMYQLENIVQEQIPELHLHFQSQSFQTSMYASSWFLTLYTTALNLTLSCRIMDVFLSEGMEFIFKVAIALLTIGKDTLLSLDMEAMLKYFQKELPQKVENDADGLFNLAFQVKINTKKMKKMEKEYADLRKKEQEEMVELRRLRSENRLLKKRNELLEAESAELADRLVRGQVSRAEEEETSYAIQSELLALRRAHLEVSHQLENANEEVRALSLRLQENNNSRQNSFDELIMKEEALKQRDEMVSCLLEELVKVRQGLAESEDVIRNLKTKIQELEEDKKRLRETTTDNSVAHLQDELIASKLREAEASLSLKDLKQRVQELSTQWQRQLSEQRNDPAASQDSGAKKLLFWESGRSQDLQKLEEELMTTRIREMETLTELKELRLKVMELETQVQVSTNQLRRQDEESKKVKEELEEALVRERELANKAREQQHRYSDLESRMKDELMNVKIKFTEQSQTVAELKQEISRLETKNSEMLAEGELRSNLDESDRVRDLQDKVAELKAEFPTPITSPETEPWKWIA; the protein is encoded by the exons ATGACCCTCACGGTGTCGGAAACGGACAGCAATAGTCTAAGGAATCCGGACATGACCGAAACTCTACCAAGCTCTGAACTATCCCTACTAGCCAAACTGGAGGCCGCCAACAAATTGATTGAGAGTGACTCGAAGAGTCTCAACTCGCTCCAGAGCTCGGCGCACAGCCGCAAAAGTTCCGACACGAGCCAGATCAGCCTTAATTCGGGCGCCTCCTCGGTCGGTGAGGAGGATGTGTGGTCAACCTGGGCCAGCATCGTCACCGACTGGGAGGCGAGCCAGAAGCGCAAAGGACCGACGGTAAAGGAGCTCGTCCGCAAGGGCATACCGCATCATTTTCGGGCGATCGTGTGGCAGCTACTATGTGGTGCTTCCGATGCGGACAAGAAGCAGTACGCCGAGTACATCAAGGCGACGAGTGCGTGCGAGAAGGTGATCCGTCGTGACATTGCCCGTACATATCCGGAGCATGACTTCTTCAAGGAGAAGGACGGGCTTGGTCAGGAAGCGCTGTTTAATGTGATGAAGGCGTACTCACTTCACGACCGTGAAGTTGGCTACTGTCAGGGATCTGGTTTTATTGTTGGACTGCTTCTAATGCAG ATGCCCGAAgaggaagcatttgcagtgcTGGTTCAGATAATGCAACAGTATCGCATGCGCGACATGTTCAAACCTTCCATGGCGGAACTCGGGCTGTGCATGTACCAGCTGGAGAATATCGTACAGGAACAAATACCGGAGCTTCATCTGCATTTCCAATCGCAAAGCTTCCAAACGTCCATGTACGCATCGAGCTGGTTCCTAACCCTGTACACTACCGCGCTTAATCTCACGCTCAGCTGTCGCATCATGGACGTATTCCTGTCGGAAGGGATGGAGTTTATTTTCAAGGTTGCGATCGCACTTCTTACGATCGGCAAGGACACGTTGCTTTCATTAGACATGGAAGCGATGCTTAAG TACTTCCAGAAAGAGTTGCCGCAAAAGGTTGAAAACGATGCGGACGGACTGTTTAATTTGGCCTTCCAGGTGAAGATCAACacgaaaaagatgaaaaagatGGAGAAAGAATATGCTGATCTGCGCAAGAAGGAACAGGAGGAGATGGTTGAGCTAAGG cGACTTCGAAGTGAAAACCGCTTGcttaaaaaacgaaacgaactaCTCGAGGCAGAAAGTGCCGAACTGGCCGATCGGCTCGTCCGGGGGCAGGTGTCTCGTGCCGAAGAGGAGGAAACCAGCTACGCAATTCAATCCGAACTGCTCGCCCTTCGGAGGGCCCATCTGGAAGTTTCGCATCAGCTCGAGAACGCAAATGAGGAAGTGCGGGCGCTTAGTTTACGGCTACAGGAAAAT AATAACTCTCGACAGAACTCGTTTGACGAGTTGATCATGAAAGAGGAAGCGCTAAAGCAACGCGACGAAATGGTTTCATGTCTGCTCGAGGAACTGGTCAAGGTGCGGCAGGGTCTCGCCGAAAGTGAGGATGTGATTCGCAACTTAAAGACTAAAATCCAAGAGCTGGAAGAG GATAAAAAACGACTCCGCGAAACCACAACCGACAACTCGGTGGCACATCTGCAGGACGAGCTGATTGCGAGTaagctgcgcgaggcggaagCTAGCCTATCGCTGAAAGATCTCAAACAGCGTGTGCAAGAGCTAAGTACCCAGTGGCAGCGGCAGCTTTCAGAACAGCGCAACGATCCAGCCGCAAGTCAAGACTCCGGTGCAAAAAAGCTGCTGTTCTGGGAGTCGGGCCGCTCGCAAGATTTGCAAAAGCTCGAAGAAGAACTGATGACCACCCGGATACGGGAGATGGAAACGCTGACCGAACTGAAAGAGCTACGGCTGAAGGTGATGGAGCTCGAGACGCAGGTGCAAGTTTCCACGAATCAGCTCCGGCGACAGGACGAGGAAAGCAAGAAAGTAAAGGAAGAGCTCGAGGAGGCACTCGTTCGGGAGCGCGAGCTCGCGAACAAGGCACGGGAACAGCAGCACCGTTACTCCGATCTCGAATCTCGCATGAAGGACGAGCTGATGAATGTGAAGATTAAGTTTACCGAGCAAAGTCAAACGGTGGCGGAGCTGAAGCAGGAAATTTCAAGACTGGAAACTAAG aACTCGGAAATGCTAGCCGAGGGTGAGCTGCGATCGAATCTGGACGAATCAGACCGTGTCCGAGATCTTCAGGACAAAGTCGCCGAGCTAAAAGCGGAG tTTCCAACCCCGATTACCAGTCCGGAGACTGAACCATGGAAATGGATAGCGTAA
- the LOC126557124 gene encoding ecotropic viral integration site 5 ortholog isoform X3 translates to MTLTVSETDSNSLRNPDMTETLPSSELSLLAKLEAANKLIESDSKSLNSLQSSAHSRKSSDTSQISLNSGASSVGEEDVWSTWASIVTDWEASQKRKGPTVKELVRKGIPHHFRAIVWQLLCGASDADKKQYAEYIKATSACEKVIRRDIARTYPEHDFFKEKDGLGQEALFNVMKAYSLHDREVGYCQGSGFIVGLLLMQMPEEEAFAVLVQIMQQYRMRDMFKPSMAELGLCMYQLENIVQEQIPELHLHFQSQSFQTSMYASSWFLTLYTTALNLTLSCRIMDVFLSEGMEFIFKVAIALLTIGKDTLLSLDMEAMLKYFQKELPQKVENDADGLFNLAFQVKINTKKMKKMEKEYADLRKKEQEEMVELRRLRSENRLLKKRNELLEAESAELADRLVRGQVSRAEEEETSYAIQSELLALRRAHLEVSHQLENANEEVRALSLRLQENNPDNSLESNNSRQNSFDELIMKEEALKQRDEMVSCLLEELVKVRQGLAESEDVIRNLKTKIQELEEDKKRLRETTTDNSVAHLQDELIASKLREAEASLSLKDLKQRVQELSTQWQRQLSEQRNDPAASQDSGAKKLLFWESGRSQDLQKLEEELMTTRIREMETLTELKELRLKVMELETQVQVSTNQLRRQDEESKKVKEELEEALVRERELANKAREQQHRYSDLESRMKDELMNVKIKFTEQSQTVAELKQEISRLETKNSEMLAEGELRSNLDESDRVRDLQDKVAELKAEFPTPITSPETEPWKWIA, encoded by the exons ATGACCCTCACGGTGTCGGAAACGGACAGCAATAGTCTAAGGAATCCGGACATGACCGAAACTCTACCAAGCTCTGAACTATCCCTACTAGCCAAACTGGAGGCCGCCAACAAATTGATTGAGAGTGACTCGAAGAGTCTCAACTCGCTCCAGAGCTCGGCGCACAGCCGCAAAAGTTCCGACACGAGCCAGATCAGCCTTAATTCGGGCGCCTCCTCGGTCGGTGAGGAGGATGTGTGGTCAACCTGGGCCAGCATCGTCACCGACTGGGAGGCGAGCCAGAAGCGCAAAGGACCGACGGTAAAGGAGCTCGTCCGCAAGGGCATACCGCATCATTTTCGGGCGATCGTGTGGCAGCTACTATGTGGTGCTTCCGATGCGGACAAGAAGCAGTACGCCGAGTACATCAAGGCGACGAGTGCGTGCGAGAAGGTGATCCGTCGTGACATTGCCCGTACATATCCGGAGCATGACTTCTTCAAGGAGAAGGACGGGCTTGGTCAGGAAGCGCTGTTTAATGTGATGAAGGCGTACTCACTTCACGACCGTGAAGTTGGCTACTGTCAGGGATCTGGTTTTATTGTTGGACTGCTTCTAATGCAG ATGCCCGAAgaggaagcatttgcagtgcTGGTTCAGATAATGCAACAGTATCGCATGCGCGACATGTTCAAACCTTCCATGGCGGAACTCGGGCTGTGCATGTACCAGCTGGAGAATATCGTACAGGAACAAATACCGGAGCTTCATCTGCATTTCCAATCGCAAAGCTTCCAAACGTCCATGTACGCATCGAGCTGGTTCCTAACCCTGTACACTACCGCGCTTAATCTCACGCTCAGCTGTCGCATCATGGACGTATTCCTGTCGGAAGGGATGGAGTTTATTTTCAAGGTTGCGATCGCACTTCTTACGATCGGCAAGGACACGTTGCTTTCATTAGACATGGAAGCGATGCTTAAG TACTTCCAGAAAGAGTTGCCGCAAAAGGTTGAAAACGATGCGGACGGACTGTTTAATTTGGCCTTCCAGGTGAAGATCAACacgaaaaagatgaaaaagatGGAGAAAGAATATGCTGATCTGCGCAAGAAGGAACAGGAGGAGATGGTTGAGCTAAGG cGACTTCGAAGTGAAAACCGCTTGcttaaaaaacgaaacgaactaCTCGAGGCAGAAAGTGCCGAACTGGCCGATCGGCTCGTCCGGGGGCAGGTGTCTCGTGCCGAAGAGGAGGAAACCAGCTACGCAATTCAATCCGAACTGCTCGCCCTTCGGAGGGCCCATCTGGAAGTTTCGCATCAGCTCGAGAACGCAAATGAGGAAGTGCGGGCGCTTAGTTTACGGCTACAGGAAAAT AATCCGGACAATTCGCTCGAATCC AATAACTCTCGACAGAACTCGTTTGACGAGTTGATCATGAAAGAGGAAGCGCTAAAGCAACGCGACGAAATGGTTTCATGTCTGCTCGAGGAACTGGTCAAGGTGCGGCAGGGTCTCGCCGAAAGTGAGGATGTGATTCGCAACTTAAAGACTAAAATCCAAGAGCTGGAAGAG GATAAAAAACGACTCCGCGAAACCACAACCGACAACTCGGTGGCACATCTGCAGGACGAGCTGATTGCGAGTaagctgcgcgaggcggaagCTAGCCTATCGCTGAAAGATCTCAAACAGCGTGTGCAAGAGCTAAGTACCCAGTGGCAGCGGCAGCTTTCAGAACAGCGCAACGATCCAGCCGCAAGTCAAGACTCCGGTGCAAAAAAGCTGCTGTTCTGGGAGTCGGGCCGCTCGCAAGATTTGCAAAAGCTCGAAGAAGAACTGATGACCACCCGGATACGGGAGATGGAAACGCTGACCGAACTGAAAGAGCTACGGCTGAAGGTGATGGAGCTCGAGACGCAGGTGCAAGTTTCCACGAATCAGCTCCGGCGACAGGACGAGGAAAGCAAGAAAGTAAAGGAAGAGCTCGAGGAGGCACTCGTTCGGGAGCGCGAGCTCGCGAACAAGGCACGGGAACAGCAGCACCGTTACTCCGATCTCGAATCTCGCATGAAGGACGAGCTGATGAATGTGAAGATTAAGTTTACCGAGCAAAGTCAAACGGTGGCGGAGCTGAAGCAGGAAATTTCAAGACTGGAAACTAAG aACTCGGAAATGCTAGCCGAGGGTGAGCTGCGATCGAATCTGGACGAATCAGACCGTGTCCGAGATCTTCAGGACAAAGTCGCCGAGCTAAAAGCGGAG tTTCCAACCCCGATTACCAGTCCGGAGACTGAACCATGGAAATGGATAGCGTAA
- the LOC126557124 gene encoding ecotropic viral integration site 5 ortholog isoform X1, with amino-acid sequence MTLTVSETDSNSLRNPDMTETLPSSELSLLAKLEAANKLIESDSKSLNSLQSSAHSRKSSDTSQISLNSGASSVGEEDVWSTWASIVTDWEASQKRKGPTVKELVRKGIPHHFRAIVWQLLCGASDADKKQYAEYIKATSACEKVIRRDIARTYPEHDFFKEKDGLGQEALFNVMKAYSLHDREVGYCQGSGFIVGLLLMQMPEEEAFAVLVQIMQQYRMRDMFKPSMAELGLCMYQLENIVQEQIPELHLHFQSQSFQTSMYASSWFLTLYTTALNLTLSCRIMDVFLSEGMEFIFKVAIALLTIGKDTLLSLDMEAMLKYFQKELPQKVENDADGLFNLAFQVKINTKKMKKMEKEYADLRKKEQEEMVELRRLRSENRLLKKRNELLEAESAELADRLVRGQVSRAEEEETSYAIQSELLALRRAHLEVSHQLENANEEVRALSLRLQENNPDNSLESNNSRQNSFDELIMKEEALKQRDEMVSCLLEELVKVRQGLAESEDVIRNLKTKIQELEEDKKRLRETTTDNSVAHLQDELIASKLREAEASLSLKDLKQRVQELSTQWQRQLSEQRNDPAASQDSGAKKLLFWESGRSQDLQKLEEELMTTRIREMETLTELKELRLKVMELETQVQVSTNQLRRQDEESKKVKEELEEALVRERELANKAREQQHRYSDLESRMKDELMNVKIKFTEQSQTVAELKQEISRLETKNSEMLAEGELRSNLDESDRVRDLQDKVAELKAELTAIKSRGTALNLRKIKSTSIQSIDSNEIDFAEIQLSSKMNIPGQQQQTVAAAAAASSGSPS; translated from the exons ATGACCCTCACGGTGTCGGAAACGGACAGCAATAGTCTAAGGAATCCGGACATGACCGAAACTCTACCAAGCTCTGAACTATCCCTACTAGCCAAACTGGAGGCCGCCAACAAATTGATTGAGAGTGACTCGAAGAGTCTCAACTCGCTCCAGAGCTCGGCGCACAGCCGCAAAAGTTCCGACACGAGCCAGATCAGCCTTAATTCGGGCGCCTCCTCGGTCGGTGAGGAGGATGTGTGGTCAACCTGGGCCAGCATCGTCACCGACTGGGAGGCGAGCCAGAAGCGCAAAGGACCGACGGTAAAGGAGCTCGTCCGCAAGGGCATACCGCATCATTTTCGGGCGATCGTGTGGCAGCTACTATGTGGTGCTTCCGATGCGGACAAGAAGCAGTACGCCGAGTACATCAAGGCGACGAGTGCGTGCGAGAAGGTGATCCGTCGTGACATTGCCCGTACATATCCGGAGCATGACTTCTTCAAGGAGAAGGACGGGCTTGGTCAGGAAGCGCTGTTTAATGTGATGAAGGCGTACTCACTTCACGACCGTGAAGTTGGCTACTGTCAGGGATCTGGTTTTATTGTTGGACTGCTTCTAATGCAG ATGCCCGAAgaggaagcatttgcagtgcTGGTTCAGATAATGCAACAGTATCGCATGCGCGACATGTTCAAACCTTCCATGGCGGAACTCGGGCTGTGCATGTACCAGCTGGAGAATATCGTACAGGAACAAATACCGGAGCTTCATCTGCATTTCCAATCGCAAAGCTTCCAAACGTCCATGTACGCATCGAGCTGGTTCCTAACCCTGTACACTACCGCGCTTAATCTCACGCTCAGCTGTCGCATCATGGACGTATTCCTGTCGGAAGGGATGGAGTTTATTTTCAAGGTTGCGATCGCACTTCTTACGATCGGCAAGGACACGTTGCTTTCATTAGACATGGAAGCGATGCTTAAG TACTTCCAGAAAGAGTTGCCGCAAAAGGTTGAAAACGATGCGGACGGACTGTTTAATTTGGCCTTCCAGGTGAAGATCAACacgaaaaagatgaaaaagatGGAGAAAGAATATGCTGATCTGCGCAAGAAGGAACAGGAGGAGATGGTTGAGCTAAGG cGACTTCGAAGTGAAAACCGCTTGcttaaaaaacgaaacgaactaCTCGAGGCAGAAAGTGCCGAACTGGCCGATCGGCTCGTCCGGGGGCAGGTGTCTCGTGCCGAAGAGGAGGAAACCAGCTACGCAATTCAATCCGAACTGCTCGCCCTTCGGAGGGCCCATCTGGAAGTTTCGCATCAGCTCGAGAACGCAAATGAGGAAGTGCGGGCGCTTAGTTTACGGCTACAGGAAAAT AATCCGGACAATTCGCTCGAATCC AATAACTCTCGACAGAACTCGTTTGACGAGTTGATCATGAAAGAGGAAGCGCTAAAGCAACGCGACGAAATGGTTTCATGTCTGCTCGAGGAACTGGTCAAGGTGCGGCAGGGTCTCGCCGAAAGTGAGGATGTGATTCGCAACTTAAAGACTAAAATCCAAGAGCTGGAAGAG GATAAAAAACGACTCCGCGAAACCACAACCGACAACTCGGTGGCACATCTGCAGGACGAGCTGATTGCGAGTaagctgcgcgaggcggaagCTAGCCTATCGCTGAAAGATCTCAAACAGCGTGTGCAAGAGCTAAGTACCCAGTGGCAGCGGCAGCTTTCAGAACAGCGCAACGATCCAGCCGCAAGTCAAGACTCCGGTGCAAAAAAGCTGCTGTTCTGGGAGTCGGGCCGCTCGCAAGATTTGCAAAAGCTCGAAGAAGAACTGATGACCACCCGGATACGGGAGATGGAAACGCTGACCGAACTGAAAGAGCTACGGCTGAAGGTGATGGAGCTCGAGACGCAGGTGCAAGTTTCCACGAATCAGCTCCGGCGACAGGACGAGGAAAGCAAGAAAGTAAAGGAAGAGCTCGAGGAGGCACTCGTTCGGGAGCGCGAGCTCGCGAACAAGGCACGGGAACAGCAGCACCGTTACTCCGATCTCGAATCTCGCATGAAGGACGAGCTGATGAATGTGAAGATTAAGTTTACCGAGCAAAGTCAAACGGTGGCGGAGCTGAAGCAGGAAATTTCAAGACTGGAAACTAAG aACTCGGAAATGCTAGCCGAGGGTGAGCTGCGATCGAATCTGGACGAATCAGACCGTGTCCGAGATCTTCAGGACAAAGTCGCCGAGCTAAAAGCGGAG CTGACTGCCATTAAAAGCCGTGGAACGGCTTTGAACCTGCGAAAGATTAAGAGCACCTCGATACAGTCGATCGATTCGAACGAGATCGATTTTGCCGAAATACAGCTTTCGTCCAAAATGAACATTCCcggacagcagcaacaaacggtagcagcagcagcagcagcgagttCCGGTTCTCCATCGTGA
- the LOC126557124 gene encoding ecotropic viral integration site 5 ortholog isoform X2 — translation MTLTVSETDSNSLRNPDMTETLPSSELSLLAKLEAANKLIESDSKSLNSLQSSAHSRKSSDTSQISLNSGASSVGEEDVWSTWASIVTDWEASQKRKGPTVKELVRKGIPHHFRAIVWQLLCGASDADKKQYAEYIKATSACEKVIRRDIARTYPEHDFFKEKDGLGQEALFNVMKAYSLHDREVGYCQGSGFIVGLLLMQMPEEEAFAVLVQIMQQYRMRDMFKPSMAELGLCMYQLENIVQEQIPELHLHFQSQSFQTSMYASSWFLTLYTTALNLTLSCRIMDVFLSEGMEFIFKVAIALLTIGKDTLLSLDMEAMLKYFQKELPQKVENDADGLFNLAFQVKINTKKMKKMEKEYADLRKKEQEEMVELRRLRSENRLLKKRNELLEAESAELADRLVRGQVSRAEEEETSYAIQSELLALRRAHLEVSHQLENANEEVRALSLRLQENNNSRQNSFDELIMKEEALKQRDEMVSCLLEELVKVRQGLAESEDVIRNLKTKIQELEEDKKRLRETTTDNSVAHLQDELIASKLREAEASLSLKDLKQRVQELSTQWQRQLSEQRNDPAASQDSGAKKLLFWESGRSQDLQKLEEELMTTRIREMETLTELKELRLKVMELETQVQVSTNQLRRQDEESKKVKEELEEALVRERELANKAREQQHRYSDLESRMKDELMNVKIKFTEQSQTVAELKQEISRLETKNSEMLAEGELRSNLDESDRVRDLQDKVAELKAELTAIKSRGTALNLRKIKSTSIQSIDSNEIDFAEIQLSSKMNIPGQQQQTVAAAAAASSGSPS, via the exons ATGACCCTCACGGTGTCGGAAACGGACAGCAATAGTCTAAGGAATCCGGACATGACCGAAACTCTACCAAGCTCTGAACTATCCCTACTAGCCAAACTGGAGGCCGCCAACAAATTGATTGAGAGTGACTCGAAGAGTCTCAACTCGCTCCAGAGCTCGGCGCACAGCCGCAAAAGTTCCGACACGAGCCAGATCAGCCTTAATTCGGGCGCCTCCTCGGTCGGTGAGGAGGATGTGTGGTCAACCTGGGCCAGCATCGTCACCGACTGGGAGGCGAGCCAGAAGCGCAAAGGACCGACGGTAAAGGAGCTCGTCCGCAAGGGCATACCGCATCATTTTCGGGCGATCGTGTGGCAGCTACTATGTGGTGCTTCCGATGCGGACAAGAAGCAGTACGCCGAGTACATCAAGGCGACGAGTGCGTGCGAGAAGGTGATCCGTCGTGACATTGCCCGTACATATCCGGAGCATGACTTCTTCAAGGAGAAGGACGGGCTTGGTCAGGAAGCGCTGTTTAATGTGATGAAGGCGTACTCACTTCACGACCGTGAAGTTGGCTACTGTCAGGGATCTGGTTTTATTGTTGGACTGCTTCTAATGCAG ATGCCCGAAgaggaagcatttgcagtgcTGGTTCAGATAATGCAACAGTATCGCATGCGCGACATGTTCAAACCTTCCATGGCGGAACTCGGGCTGTGCATGTACCAGCTGGAGAATATCGTACAGGAACAAATACCGGAGCTTCATCTGCATTTCCAATCGCAAAGCTTCCAAACGTCCATGTACGCATCGAGCTGGTTCCTAACCCTGTACACTACCGCGCTTAATCTCACGCTCAGCTGTCGCATCATGGACGTATTCCTGTCGGAAGGGATGGAGTTTATTTTCAAGGTTGCGATCGCACTTCTTACGATCGGCAAGGACACGTTGCTTTCATTAGACATGGAAGCGATGCTTAAG TACTTCCAGAAAGAGTTGCCGCAAAAGGTTGAAAACGATGCGGACGGACTGTTTAATTTGGCCTTCCAGGTGAAGATCAACacgaaaaagatgaaaaagatGGAGAAAGAATATGCTGATCTGCGCAAGAAGGAACAGGAGGAGATGGTTGAGCTAAGG cGACTTCGAAGTGAAAACCGCTTGcttaaaaaacgaaacgaactaCTCGAGGCAGAAAGTGCCGAACTGGCCGATCGGCTCGTCCGGGGGCAGGTGTCTCGTGCCGAAGAGGAGGAAACCAGCTACGCAATTCAATCCGAACTGCTCGCCCTTCGGAGGGCCCATCTGGAAGTTTCGCATCAGCTCGAGAACGCAAATGAGGAAGTGCGGGCGCTTAGTTTACGGCTACAGGAAAAT AATAACTCTCGACAGAACTCGTTTGACGAGTTGATCATGAAAGAGGAAGCGCTAAAGCAACGCGACGAAATGGTTTCATGTCTGCTCGAGGAACTGGTCAAGGTGCGGCAGGGTCTCGCCGAAAGTGAGGATGTGATTCGCAACTTAAAGACTAAAATCCAAGAGCTGGAAGAG GATAAAAAACGACTCCGCGAAACCACAACCGACAACTCGGTGGCACATCTGCAGGACGAGCTGATTGCGAGTaagctgcgcgaggcggaagCTAGCCTATCGCTGAAAGATCTCAAACAGCGTGTGCAAGAGCTAAGTACCCAGTGGCAGCGGCAGCTTTCAGAACAGCGCAACGATCCAGCCGCAAGTCAAGACTCCGGTGCAAAAAAGCTGCTGTTCTGGGAGTCGGGCCGCTCGCAAGATTTGCAAAAGCTCGAAGAAGAACTGATGACCACCCGGATACGGGAGATGGAAACGCTGACCGAACTGAAAGAGCTACGGCTGAAGGTGATGGAGCTCGAGACGCAGGTGCAAGTTTCCACGAATCAGCTCCGGCGACAGGACGAGGAAAGCAAGAAAGTAAAGGAAGAGCTCGAGGAGGCACTCGTTCGGGAGCGCGAGCTCGCGAACAAGGCACGGGAACAGCAGCACCGTTACTCCGATCTCGAATCTCGCATGAAGGACGAGCTGATGAATGTGAAGATTAAGTTTACCGAGCAAAGTCAAACGGTGGCGGAGCTGAAGCAGGAAATTTCAAGACTGGAAACTAAG aACTCGGAAATGCTAGCCGAGGGTGAGCTGCGATCGAATCTGGACGAATCAGACCGTGTCCGAGATCTTCAGGACAAAGTCGCCGAGCTAAAAGCGGAG CTGACTGCCATTAAAAGCCGTGGAACGGCTTTGAACCTGCGAAAGATTAAGAGCACCTCGATACAGTCGATCGATTCGAACGAGATCGATTTTGCCGAAATACAGCTTTCGTCCAAAATGAACATTCCcggacagcagcaacaaacggtagcagcagcagcagcagcgagttCCGGTTCTCCATCGTGA